One region of Cuculus canorus isolate bCucCan1 chromosome 6, bCucCan1.pri, whole genome shotgun sequence genomic DNA includes:
- the SLC38A11 gene encoding putative sodium-coupled neutral amino acid transporter 11 isoform X3 translates to MISYNIITGDTLTKVFQRIPGVAPDSVLADRHFIILLTTVIFTLPLSLYRDIAKLGKVSLSSLILNVVILVIVMVRTVTFSPQVPKSENAWVFAKPNAVQAVGVMSFAFICNHNSFLVYGSLEEPTLKNWSRVTHVSASFAAVISVVFAACGYMTFTGYTEGDIFENYCRDDNLATFGRFCYGVTVILTFPLECFVTREVIANVFFHGNLSTVFHVIVTVVIVAVATGVSLVYDCLGIVLELNGVLSATPLVFIIPTTCYLRLSKERWNHSDNLISCLILAVGVLVMTVGFVLTILHPQECSHGKEMFYCFPSNISFQNITLPP, encoded by the exons aTGATTAGCTACAACATAATAACAGGAGACACTTTAACTAAAGTTTTTCAGAGAATTCCTGGAG ttGCACCAGATAGTGTGCTTGCTGACCGTCACTTCATAATTCTTCTTACCACCGTCATCTTTACCTTGCCTTTATCTTTATATCGAGACATAGCAAAACTGGGAAAG GTTTCTCTCAGTTCTCTGATTTTAAATGTTGTCATCCTGGTGATTGTGATGGTGAGAACAGTAACATTCAGTCCGCAAGT ACCCAAATCAGAAAATGCATGGGTATTTGCAAAACCAAATGCAGTACAAGCTGTTGGGGTGATGTCATTTG CATTCATCTGCAACCATAACAGCTTTTTAGTATATGGGTCTCTGGAAGAACCCACATTAAAGAACTGGTCTCGAGTCACACATGTGTCTGCGTCATTCGCTGCTGTTATCAGTGTAGTGTTTGCTGCATGTGGATATATGACTTTTACAGGATACACAGAAG GAGATATATTTGAAAACTACTGTAGAGATGACAACCTTGCTACATTTGGAAGGTTTTGTTATGGAGTTACTGTAATTCTGACCTTCCCGCTTGAATGTTTTGTGACCAGAGAG GTGATTGCCAATGTGTTTTTCCATGGGAACCTCTCAACAGTCTTCCATGTTATTGTGACAGTAGTTATCGTTGCTGTGGCGACTGGTGTATCATTAGTGTACGATTGCCTTGGAATAGTTTTAGAGCTGAAT GGAGTTCTGAGTGCTACCCCACTTGTTTTTATCATCCCAACAACGTGCTATCTAAGGCTGTCCAAGGAGCGATGGAACCATTCAGATAACCTCATATCCTGCCTGATTCTTGCTGTCGGTGTGCTAGTGATGacagttgggtttgttttgacTATCTTGCATCCCCAGGAATGTAgccatggaaaagaaatgttctaCTGCTTCCCtagtaatatttcttttcagaacattACACTTCCACCATAG